One genomic region from Chromatiales bacterium 21-64-14 encodes:
- a CDS encoding phosphate regulon transcriptional regulatory protein PhoB: MTARILIVEDEPAIREMVRFALVRAAYEVDEACDAERAQDRIVERLPDLVLLDWMLPGVSGIDFARRLKKDMLTQHIPVIMLTAKGEEEDRVRGLETGSDDYIVKPFSPRELVARIRAVLRRAMPHRGEEVVEVQGLELDPAAHRVSLRGEEVKLGRTEFRLLQFLITHPERVHSRGQLLDRVWGPHVVVEERTVDVHVLRLRKALSQHGYDRFIQTVRGAGYRFSVRGEES, encoded by the coding sequence GTGACGGCCAGGATACTCATCGTTGAGGACGAACCCGCGATCCGCGAGATGGTTCGCTTCGCCTTGGTACGCGCGGCCTACGAGGTGGACGAGGCCTGCGATGCGGAGCGGGCGCAGGACCGGATCGTGGAGCGGCTTCCGGACCTGGTGCTGCTGGACTGGATGCTGCCCGGGGTGAGCGGAATCGATTTCGCACGCCGGCTGAAGAAAGATATGCTCACCCAGCATATCCCGGTCATCATGCTGACCGCCAAGGGCGAGGAGGAGGATCGGGTGCGGGGTCTGGAGACCGGGTCCGACGATTACATCGTCAAGCCGTTTTCACCCCGGGAACTGGTGGCGCGCATCCGCGCGGTGCTGCGTCGTGCGATGCCCCACCGCGGCGAGGAGGTGGTGGAGGTGCAGGGTTTGGAGCTGGACCCTGCGGCCCACCGCGTGAGCCTGCGGGGCGAGGAGGTCAAGCTCGGACGTACCGAGTTTCGGCTGCTGCAGTTTCTCATCACTCATCCGGAGCGGGTGCATAGCCGTGGGCAGTTGTTGGACCGGGTGTGGGGTCCCCACGTGGTGGTGGAGGAGCGCACGGTGGACGTGCATGTGCTGCGCCTGCGCAAGGCACTGTCGCAGCATGGTTACGACCGGTTCATCCAGACCGTGCGCGGCGCGGGGTACCGGTTCTCCGTGCGCGGTGAAGAGAGTTGA
- a CDS encoding PAS domain-containing sensor histidine kinase, with translation MIAVWTREIWKLAGIGIAALILGAMAHHILLFLWLGTLVYLGTHLFNLSRLERWLRVGRRYHPPDASGVWGDVFHGLYRLQQRNRKRKRRLAQFLERFEQVLGTLPDATVVLGADETIQWANDAAHRLLNLRWPQDANRRIQNLVRNPVFIDYLARGAYAEPVEIPSPADGVVRLALRIIPYGADQSLLVARDMTRIHQLEQVRRDFVANVSHELRTPLTVVRGYLETMRGAGDEIPADWGEPVTIMDQQVTRMQRIVEDLLLLARLEAEPPGADARVVQVPAMLAQLRDEARALSGGRGHTIELEADPELVLRGEEQALRSAFANIIFNAVQYTPERGRIQIRWYADADGAHLAVEDNGIGVPAQHIPRLTERFYRVDQARSRATGGTGLGLAIAKHALSRHRAVLRVESEIGVGATFICDFPVTLIASLPK, from the coding sequence TTGATCGCCGTCTGGACGCGTGAGATCTGGAAACTCGCCGGTATCGGCATCGCGGCGCTGATCCTGGGCGCGATGGCGCACCACATCCTGTTGTTTCTGTGGTTGGGAACGCTGGTATACCTGGGGACCCATCTGTTCAACCTATCCCGTCTCGAGCGTTGGCTGCGGGTTGGCCGGCGTTATCACCCGCCGGATGCCAGCGGCGTGTGGGGCGACGTATTTCATGGCCTCTACCGCCTGCAGCAGCGCAACCGCAAGCGCAAGCGACGATTGGCCCAGTTCCTGGAACGTTTCGAGCAGGTGCTGGGCACGCTGCCGGATGCGACCGTAGTGCTGGGTGCGGATGAGACCATCCAGTGGGCCAACGACGCGGCGCACCGTTTACTGAACCTGCGATGGCCGCAGGACGCCAACCGGCGGATCCAGAATCTCGTGCGCAATCCCGTGTTCATCGACTATCTGGCGCGCGGTGCGTACGCGGAGCCGGTAGAGATCCCATCTCCGGCCGATGGCGTGGTGCGGTTGGCGCTGCGGATCATTCCCTATGGTGCTGACCAGTCGCTGCTGGTCGCGCGGGACATGACGCGGATCCACCAACTGGAGCAAGTGCGCCGCGACTTCGTGGCCAATGTGTCCCATGAATTGCGCACGCCGCTGACGGTGGTGCGGGGATACCTGGAGACCATGCGCGGTGCCGGGGACGAGATCCCGGCGGATTGGGGCGAACCGGTGACCATCATGGATCAGCAGGTGACGCGCATGCAGCGCATCGTGGAGGATCTGCTGCTGTTGGCGCGGCTCGAGGCCGAGCCCCCCGGAGCGGACGCTCGCGTCGTGCAGGTTCCTGCCATGCTGGCCCAACTCCGGGACGAGGCGCGGGCACTCTCCGGCGGACGTGGCCACACCATCGAGCTGGAGGCGGATCCGGAGCTGGTGTTGCGGGGCGAGGAACAGGCCCTGCGCAGCGCTTTCGCCAATATCATCTTCAACGCCGTGCAGTACACGCCGGAGCGCGGCCGCATCCAGATCCGTTGGTACGCGGATGCCGATGGTGCCCACCTCGCGGTGGAGGACAACGGGATCGGGGTGCCGGCGCAGCATATTCCGCGGCTGACCGAGCGCTTCTATCGCGTGGATCAGGCGCGCTCCCGGGCCACCGGCGGTACCGGTCTGGGGCTCGCCATCGCCAAGCATGCCCTGAGCCGGCACCGTGCCGTACTTCGGGTCGAGAGCGAGATCGGTGTCGGAGCTACCTTCATATGTGATTTCCCTGTGACGTTAATAGCGTCGCTTCCAAAGTGA